Proteins encoded within one genomic window of uncultured Desulfobacter sp.:
- a CDS encoding molybdopterin biosynthesis protein, giving the protein METKRNVYLSMVGIEQAQDCLFENFGHLETGIETLDVVQARNRVLAEPAVAAISSPNFHASAMDGVAVDAQTTFGASDEAPKSLTIGKTAFWVNTGHVLPRDTNAVIMIENLNILDENTIEIESPAFPWQHVRKMGEDIVATQLLFPRDQKINAYAMGALLSGGVFKVSVRKRPRVLIIPTGSELKRWQDVTPETMESGDVVESNATVLTALCADHGADATVNTMLDDDLETIQTAVSNGVDQGYDMVMILGGSSAGSKDYSKPVIKNLGQVYVHGVTMMPGKPMMFGRIKETPVFGIPGYPVSAIVAFETFAGPLLLKMQHLPPLKQDIVEVSPVRKVASKLGQEEFLRVKIGSVDGRLMSSQLPRGSGSITTLTEADGIIRIPQHVEGIEAGGKIKAHLLRSLPSIENTVVITGSHDNTLDLLADQIRLEHPGMGISSSHVGSMGGLMAIKKGGCHMAGCHLLDPDDGSYNVSYLKKYLPDVPVRLVNLVMRQQGLILPKGNPDNIKGLSDIVEKKIAFMNRQPGSGTRILFDFSLNENGLSAADIPGYENEEYTHMSVAVAVLSGRAGAGLGIKAAALALKLDFLPIVTESYDLVIPEVYYKLPKVQALLSSIQSDQFKQRVMALGGYGVENTGQELFCSI; this is encoded by the coding sequence TTGGTCATCTGGAAACAGGAATCGAGACCCTGGATGTGGTCCAGGCCCGTAACAGGGTGTTGGCGGAACCGGCTGTAGCCGCGATCTCTTCGCCCAATTTTCACGCTTCAGCCATGGATGGGGTGGCTGTGGATGCCCAGACCACCTTTGGGGCAAGTGATGAAGCCCCAAAATCTTTGACTATTGGGAAAACCGCTTTTTGGGTGAATACCGGTCATGTGCTGCCCCGGGATACCAATGCCGTAATCATGATTGAAAACCTCAATATTCTGGATGAAAACACCATTGAAATTGAGTCACCCGCATTCCCCTGGCAGCATGTCCGAAAAATGGGAGAGGATATCGTGGCCACCCAGTTGCTTTTTCCCAGGGACCAAAAAATCAATGCCTATGCCATGGGTGCGCTCCTGTCCGGGGGGGTGTTCAAGGTATCAGTGAGAAAAAGACCCAGGGTTCTTATTATTCCAACAGGATCGGAACTTAAGCGCTGGCAGGATGTGACACCGGAGACCATGGAGTCAGGAGATGTGGTAGAGTCAAACGCCACCGTATTGACGGCGCTGTGCGCCGATCATGGGGCGGATGCCACGGTAAATACCATGCTTGACGATGATCTTGAGACCATTCAGACGGCTGTATCCAATGGCGTGGACCAGGGATACGACATGGTCATGATTCTGGGTGGTTCCTCTGCCGGATCCAAGGATTATTCAAAACCGGTGATTAAAAATTTAGGACAAGTTTATGTCCACGGCGTGACAATGATGCCGGGCAAGCCCATGATGTTCGGCCGGATTAAAGAGACTCCGGTTTTCGGGATCCCCGGCTATCCGGTATCTGCCATCGTTGCCTTTGAAACCTTTGCAGGGCCTCTGCTGCTGAAGATGCAGCATCTGCCCCCTCTAAAACAGGATATCGTAGAAGTTTCTCCGGTCAGAAAAGTCGCATCAAAACTTGGGCAGGAAGAATTTTTAAGGGTGAAAATCGGCTCTGTTGACGGCCGACTCATGTCCTCCCAATTGCCCCGGGGGTCAGGAAGCATAACGACACTGACCGAAGCCGACGGTATTATACGAATTCCACAGCATGTGGAAGGCATTGAAGCCGGCGGTAAAATTAAGGCACACCTGCTTCGCTCTTTGCCATCCATCGAAAATACGGTGGTCATCACAGGCTCCCATGACAACACCCTTGACCTTCTGGCAGATCAAATCCGGTTGGAACATCCGGGCATGGGAATCTCTTCCAGCCATGTGGGAAGTATGGGCGGTCTGATGGCCATTAAAAAGGGGGGGTGCCATATGGCTGGCTGCCACCTGCTGGACCCTGATGACGGCTCCTATAATGTTTCCTACTTGAAAAAATACCTGCCGGATGTACCGGTACGCCTGGTCAATCTGGTGATGCGCCAACAAGGCTTGATTCTGCCCAAAGGCAATCCGGACAATATAAAAGGACTTTCAGATATTGTTGAAAAAAAAATAGCCTTTATGAACCGCCAGCCGGGTTCGGGAACCCGAATTCTTTTTGACTTCAGCTTAAACGAAAATGGGCTGTCTGCCGCAGACATCCCAGGGTATGAAAATGAAGAATACACCCACATGTCTGTTGCGGTGGCCGTATTATCAGGCCGTGCCGGCGCCGGATTGGGTATCAAGGCCGCGGCACTGGCCCTAAAACTGGATTTTTTGCCTATTGTCACTGAATCCTACGATCTGGTCATCCCCGAAGTTTATTATAAACTGCCCAAAGTGCAGGCCCTTCTTAGCTCCATTCAATCTGATCAATTTAAACAACGGGTTATGGCATTAGGTGGATACGGAGTAGAGAACACCGGCCAGGAACTATTCTGTTCTATTTAA
- a CDS encoding TraR/DksA C4-type zinc finger protein: protein MTQVSQVSSDRYYPLDNEPYMSEGQLTYFKGKLTQRKDELRNRISKSIKKIKTLEAAQADILDRSNSYIDLELEVKSFKRHSDMIEQVDHALARIDDGSFGYCELTGDKIGLRRLEALPFATMSIKALEEFESDQSVCLS from the coding sequence ATGACACAGGTTTCGCAAGTATCTTCAGACAGGTATTATCCTTTGGACAACGAGCCCTACATGAGTGAAGGGCAACTGACTTATTTTAAAGGCAAACTGACACAGAGAAAGGATGAACTGCGCAACAGAATTTCTAAATCCATCAAAAAAATTAAAACCCTTGAAGCAGCCCAGGCCGATATCCTTGACCGAAGCAACTCATACATTGACCTTGAACTTGAGGTCAAAAGTTTTAAGCGACATTCAGATATGATTGAACAGGTGGATCATGCGTTGGCGCGTATTGACGACGGCAGTTTCGGATATTGTGAACTGACCGGTGATAAGATTGGGCTGCGGCGACTGGAAGCGCTTCCTTTTGCCACTATGTCCATCAAAGCACTGGAAGAATTTGAATCAGACCAGAGCGTATGTTTATCGTAA
- a CDS encoding OmpA family protein, translated as MKKKRFMQAVLILTAFLFLFGCAAKEPAGLPSFSAKQFDASMYQSKVANFVIILDASSSMEDDCMGNPKFMIGKAVAEQMNMTIPELGQTAGLRTFGHADSISKNETELFYGMENYNSAALAEKLAEVSKAGGYSPLGSAMTAMGADLESLPGKTAVIIISDGLDMEGDTAQAQAVKEQYGDAICFYPIQVGAAEEGTAFLSQIAEIGGCANLVNAKELMSTEGMGAFVENVFLAEADVPAAPAPSPMDSDGDGVLDPDDQCPGTPVGAKVNAVGCWVLDNVLFDFDKAVIKPETFAQLDAVYEILEKNPAMSIELQGHTDNIGSKKYNMDLSLRRANAVANYLVDKGIARNRLATTGFGFDKPVALNSTDFGRSLNRRVEIHPY; from the coding sequence ATGAAAAAGAAACGTTTCATGCAAGCCGTTTTAATTCTCACCGCATTCCTCTTCCTGTTTGGGTGTGCGGCGAAGGAACCTGCCGGGCTCCCTTCATTTTCCGCTAAACAGTTTGATGCCTCCATGTATCAATCTAAAGTGGCTAATTTTGTCATTATACTGGATGCCTCCAGCTCCATGGAAGATGACTGTATGGGCAACCCAAAATTCATGATCGGCAAAGCGGTTGCAGAACAAATGAACATGACCATTCCTGAACTCGGACAGACTGCCGGTTTGAGAACGTTTGGACATGCCGATTCCATATCTAAAAACGAAACCGAATTGTTTTACGGCATGGAAAATTATAACTCAGCCGCCTTGGCTGAAAAACTTGCTGAAGTTTCAAAGGCCGGCGGATACAGTCCGCTTGGGTCAGCCATGACTGCCATGGGTGCTGATCTTGAAAGCCTTCCCGGAAAAACTGCTGTTATTATCATTTCCGACGGTTTGGACATGGAAGGGGACACTGCCCAGGCCCAGGCTGTTAAGGAGCAGTATGGCGATGCGATTTGCTTTTACCCCATTCAGGTAGGCGCCGCTGAAGAAGGAACTGCATTCCTTTCTCAGATTGCTGAGATTGGCGGTTGCGCAAATCTGGTAAACGCCAAGGAACTTATGAGTACTGAGGGCATGGGCGCATTCGTTGAAAATGTATTCCTGGCAGAAGCTGATGTCCCTGCTGCTCCTGCACCTTCTCCCATGGACAGTGACGGTGACGGCGTCCTTGATCCCGATGATCAGTGCCCCGGAACACCTGTGGGTGCAAAAGTAAATGCAGTTGGCTGCTGGGTGCTTGACAATGTATTGTTTGATTTTGACAAAGCTGTCATCAAACCAGAAACCTTTGCTCAGCTTGATGCCGTGTATGAAATTTTGGAGAAAAACCCGGCCATGAGTATTGAGCTTCAGGGACACACGGATAATATCGGGTCTAAAAAATACAATATGGACCTGTCCCTGAGACGTGCCAATGCCGTTGCGAACTATCTGGTTGACAAAGGCATTGCCCGCAACCGTTTGGCCACCACGGGCTTTGGCTTTGATAAACCGGTTGCCTTGAACAGCACTGACTTTGGCCGCTCCCTGAACAGAAGGGTTGAAATCCATCCCTACTAA
- a CDS encoding undecaprenyl-diphosphate phosphatase — protein sequence MEIYQGIILGILQGLTEFLPVSSSGHLVLGQIYFNITECGLVFDASVHMGTLGAVFIVYFKDIQEILKSIVYYAGTRNASGHEKNLALAAAIIIGSVPTAIIGLVLKRFEDILFTSSLLVGSMLIVTGALLWISRYYYRVGEGKYLTISRAVIIGIVQGLAVIPGISRSGATIATGLFTGLDRKTAARFSFLLSIPAILGAQVLSVKDVIESQGHIDSATICGTIASFIVGLAALKLLLKLVDTGKFHLFAPYCWLAGILALFSNFI from the coding sequence ATGGAGATTTATCAGGGAATAATCCTGGGTATCTTACAGGGACTTACAGAGTTCCTGCCGGTAAGCAGTTCAGGCCATCTGGTTCTTGGGCAGATCTATTTTAATATTACTGAATGTGGGCTTGTTTTTGACGCATCCGTACATATGGGAACGTTGGGAGCGGTTTTTATTGTATATTTTAAAGATATCCAGGAAATTTTAAAAAGCATAGTGTACTACGCCGGTACCAGGAACGCATCAGGACATGAAAAAAATCTGGCCCTGGCGGCCGCCATCATTATTGGGTCAGTGCCCACGGCAATAATAGGATTGGTTCTGAAACGATTTGAGGACATTTTATTCACATCCTCATTACTAGTGGGATCTATGCTGATCGTAACAGGGGCACTTTTGTGGATATCCAGGTATTACTACAGGGTCGGTGAAGGTAAATATCTTACTATTTCACGGGCTGTTATCATCGGCATTGTCCAAGGACTTGCCGTAATCCCCGGCATTTCCCGATCCGGTGCCACCATTGCCACCGGACTGTTTACGGGCCTGGACAGGAAAACAGCGGCCCGGTTCTCCTTTCTTTTATCCATCCCAGCCATTCTCGGTGCCCAGGTGCTCAGCGTAAAAGATGTGATAGAATCCCAGGGCCACATTGATTCTGCCACCATTTGTGGTACAATCGCTTCATTCATCGTTGGGCTGGCAGCCTTGAAGCTTTTATTAAAATTGGTGGATACTGGAAAATTCCATCTGTTTGCACCCTACTGCTGGCTGGCCGGAATTCTAGCGCTTTTTTCAAATTTCATATAA
- a CDS encoding phosphomannomutase/phosphoglucomutase — translation MHPGIFREYDIRGIAGEEISEQDANAIGKAYGSLLVRQGRKKVSVGRDCRITSETYSKAFIDGILSAGCNVLDIGVCPTPVLYFSIHHLSLEGGAMVTASHNPPEYNGFKLMNGLESIHSHGLQEIRKIIDDQAYTQGQGKVTKTDVISPYMAMIQENITLKNTIRVGIDAGNGTGGITALPVLQGLGCEVHDIYCDLDGTFPNHEADPTQKKNMTDLIALVKKNNLDLGIGYDGDADRIGVVDKNGNIIYGDQLMVIYAKEILSRNPGATFISEVKCSMVMYDQIGKMGGNAIMWRTGHSLIKKKMKEEDAALAGEMSGHMFFKDRYYGYDDALYASCRLLEIMDNTGLGVDELIKDLPKTFTTPEIRVDCPDAVKFKVVEKIVALYKARQEVIDIDGMRAIYEDGWGLVRASNTQPALVLRFEALTESRLEEIRTEIETDLKKIIEDT, via the coding sequence ATGCATCCTGGAATATTTAGGGAATATGACATCCGCGGCATTGCAGGAGAAGAGATTTCTGAACAGGACGCCAATGCCATAGGAAAGGCATATGGATCACTGCTTGTTCGGCAGGGCCGCAAAAAGGTATCAGTCGGCCGAGACTGCCGCATCACTTCTGAAACCTATTCAAAAGCATTTATTGATGGAATTTTGTCTGCTGGATGTAATGTCTTGGACATCGGTGTCTGCCCCACCCCGGTTCTCTATTTTTCCATTCACCACCTTAGCCTTGAAGGCGGTGCCATGGTTACGGCCAGCCACAACCCGCCGGAATATAACGGGTTTAAACTGATGAACGGGCTGGAGTCCATCCACAGCCATGGGCTGCAAGAAATACGCAAAATCATTGATGACCAGGCCTATACCCAAGGCCAGGGAAAGGTGACAAAGACCGATGTCATCTCTCCATATATGGCCATGATCCAGGAAAACATCACCCTGAAAAATACAATTCGGGTGGGCATTGATGCCGGCAACGGCACCGGCGGCATAACAGCGTTACCAGTGTTGCAGGGGCTGGGTTGCGAGGTCCATGACATTTACTGCGATTTAGACGGCACCTTTCCCAATCACGAGGCAGATCCCACCCAGAAAAAAAATATGACGGATCTCATTGCCCTGGTGAAAAAAAACAATCTGGACCTTGGCATTGGCTATGACGGGGATGCCGACCGAATCGGTGTGGTGGATAAAAATGGTAATATTATCTACGGGGACCAACTCATGGTGATTTATGCCAAAGAAATTTTGTCCCGTAATCCCGGCGCTACCTTTATATCTGAGGTCAAATGCTCCATGGTCATGTATGATCAGATTGGAAAAATGGGCGGCAACGCCATCATGTGGCGCACAGGGCACTCTCTGATCAAAAAGAAAATGAAAGAAGAAGACGCAGCCCTGGCCGGTGAAATGAGCGGACACATGTTTTTCAAGGACCGTTACTACGGATATGACGATGCCCTGTATGCCTCCTGCAGGCTTCTGGAAATCATGGACAACACCGGCCTTGGCGTGGACGAATTAATTAAAGATCTGCCCAAAACCTTTACCACCCCGGAAATCCGGGTTGACTGTCCGGACGCAGTCAAGTTCAAGGTTGTGGAAAAGATAGTGGCATTGTATAAAGCCCGGCAAGAGGTCATTGACATTGACGGGATGCGGGCCATCTATGAAGACGGATGGGGTCTTGTTCGTGCCTCCAATACCCAGCCGGCACTGGTGCTTCGCTTTGAGGCCCTTACCGAATCCCGCCTGGAAGAAATTAGAACTGAAATTGAAACTGATTTGAAAAAAATCATTGAGGATACCTAA
- a CDS encoding ATP-dependent helicase — protein MQLSPPQQDAVDHTGSPALVVAGAGSGKTRTLTAKFSHLINIGHAPERILAITFTNKAAQEMKTRLMEITGLHQARFEWVRTYHSACLMILKQHCQIMGYTPPLQVFTVYQQDKLIKELCVKNNIDKKYARRILSSISRAKNDGDPAKYFDRKPGFLNIRMADIFAQFEARLTEMNCVDFDNILLKTRDLLRDNEAVRNHYRDLFSYILVDEYQDTNNLQEELTSLLLGGHRNLFCVGDDWQAVYGFRGSNVNHFLRFAEKYKDAKIFRLEENYRSADEIVQTANDLIDHNPDKMDKRCFSQKRGGVVEIYEFMSDAHEAEWAARRILNLHKQGQGIPYDRMAVVYRTKFCSLPFEKTFRAFRIPYRLMGSQGFFERMEVLDVNSYLSASFFPNDDLSFERIINTPKRGIGPAMIKKLAALREQGGSLQGAARIMVRDRLVTKKVHENMSEVLDILDTIHDMAPAMAMETVIDRTGYYDYLKTKTKTDGEFVSKKENIEQLIHTARTKDTMLEYLEEAALIREDKDEDDQDETGVGLLTIHSAKGLEFDVVFIVGCEEGLFPHWRSVDEGDAALSEERRLMYVAMTRAERFLYLSHVNYRKGDFATPSRFIDQVRECLE, from the coding sequence ATGCAACTCTCCCCGCCCCAACAGGACGCTGTTGATCATACCGGCTCCCCAGCCCTCGTGGTTGCGGGAGCCGGTTCTGGTAAAACAAGGACCCTGACCGCCAAATTTTCCCATCTCATTAACATAGGTCACGCCCCGGAACGCATCCTGGCCATAACATTTACCAATAAGGCGGCCCAGGAGATGAAAACCCGGCTGATGGAGATAACAGGTCTCCACCAGGCCCGCTTTGAATGGGTGAGGACCTATCACTCAGCCTGTCTGATGATCTTAAAACAGCATTGTCAGATCATGGGATATACCCCTCCGTTGCAGGTCTTCACGGTGTACCAGCAGGACAAGCTGATCAAGGAGCTGTGTGTAAAAAACAATATTGACAAAAAATATGCACGCCGGATTCTATCATCCATCTCCCGGGCCAAGAATGATGGAGACCCCGCTAAATATTTTGACCGCAAACCGGGATTTTTAAACATTCGGATGGCCGATATTTTTGCCCAATTTGAAGCGCGGCTTACGGAAATGAACTGTGTTGATTTTGACAATATCCTTCTCAAAACCCGGGATCTGCTACGGGATAATGAAGCGGTCCGGAATCATTACCGGGATCTTTTTTCATATATTCTGGTGGATGAATACCAGGACACCAACAACCTGCAGGAGGAGTTGACGTCCCTTTTGCTGGGGGGACACCGCAACCTGTTCTGTGTCGGGGATGACTGGCAGGCCGTATATGGATTCCGCGGTTCCAACGTGAACCACTTTTTGCGGTTTGCAGAGAAATATAAAGATGCAAAAATTTTCAGGCTGGAGGAAAACTACAGGTCTGCCGACGAAATTGTCCAGACGGCCAATGATCTCATTGACCACAACCCCGACAAAATGGATAAACGCTGTTTTTCCCAGAAGAGAGGCGGGGTGGTGGAAATCTATGAGTTCATGTCCGATGCCCATGAAGCTGAATGGGCTGCCCGGCGCATCCTGAACCTCCACAAACAGGGACAGGGCATTCCCTATGACAGGATGGCAGTGGTTTACCGAACCAAATTCTGCTCCCTGCCCTTTGAAAAGACCTTCAGGGCTTTCCGTATTCCCTACCGGCTCATGGGCTCCCAGGGCTTTTTTGAACGTATGGAAGTCCTGGACGTAAACTCCTATCTCAGTGCCTCGTTTTTTCCCAATGACGACCTCTCTTTTGAGCGAATTATCAATACGCCAAAGCGGGGAATCGGGCCCGCCATGATTAAAAAACTTGCCGCCTTGCGAGAACAGGGCGGGTCTTTGCAAGGAGCTGCAAGGATCATGGTCCGGGACCGACTGGTGACCAAAAAAGTCCATGAAAATATGTCCGAAGTCCTTGATATCCTGGATACCATCCATGACATGGCCCCGGCCATGGCCATGGAGACCGTTATTGACCGCACCGGCTATTACGACTACCTGAAAACCAAAACAAAAACCGACGGGGAATTTGTTTCAAAAAAAGAAAATATCGAACAGTTGATCCACACGGCCCGAACCAAGGATACCATGCTTGAATACCTTGAAGAGGCAGCCTTGATCCGGGAGGACAAAGACGAAGACGATCAGGATGAAACCGGGGTGGGGCTGCTCACCATTCATTCGGCCAAAGGACTGGAATTTGATGTGGTGTTCATCGTCGGATGTGAAGAGGGGCTGTTTCCCCACTGGCGTTCCGTTGACGAGGGCGATGCGGCCCTGTCCGAGGAACGCAGACTCATGTATGTGGCCATGACCCGGGCCGAACGTTTTTTGTATCTAAGCCATGTCAATTACCGAAAAGGCGATTTTGCCACCCCCAGCCGGTTCATTGACCAGGTCCGGGAGTGTCTGGAATAG
- a CDS encoding MFS transporter: MDLFFGLREPVSQAATRILQSGSRAIPSDHKKVFITLFFIIFITVTGVGIVVPLLPIYAHDLGASGFYVAMIFGAFSISRAFFLPWFGSRSDKKGRKPFILAGLLTYMLVAIAFVWTYNVEGLIVIRFIQGAGSAMIMPVVQAYVGEICNEGAEGYAMGLFNLSMFLSLSLGPLMGGLVQQTWSLHAAFYCMSILSALGAILGVIFLPPLSQEKIRINKRAPASMAVVIRDRELAGLVVFRYAYTACIGVIWCFMPLYASKTFGLAGGKIGLLVTAGVFVSGALQLPMGYAADRWNRKIMVVVGGMLSAAGILYPFWATSFIHLFAGVCLFGLGGGIAMPALTALAVVKGEQRQAQGSVMAILTAAHSLGMFTGSVMAGLSMDFFSLSDAFPCGSIVMALGVLLFPILYQPNYSHRKHRRTRN, encoded by the coding sequence ATGGATTTATTTTTCGGCCTACGCGAACCCGTATCCCAGGCAGCAACCCGAATACTGCAGAGTGGATCCCGGGCCATCCCTTCGGACCACAAAAAGGTGTTCATCACCCTTTTTTTTATTATCTTTATTACGGTCACCGGGGTGGGCATTGTGGTACCTTTACTGCCCATCTACGCCCACGATCTGGGGGCCTCAGGCTTTTATGTGGCCATGATTTTCGGGGCGTTTTCCATATCCCGGGCGTTTTTTTTGCCCTGGTTCGGCAGCCGTTCAGATAAAAAGGGGCGCAAGCCCTTTATCCTGGCAGGGCTTTTAACATACATGCTGGTGGCCATTGCCTTTGTCTGGACCTACAATGTGGAGGGGCTTATTGTTATCCGCTTTATCCAGGGGGCAGGCTCAGCCATGATCATGCCCGTGGTTCAGGCCTATGTGGGAGAAATCTGTAACGAAGGCGCCGAAGGATATGCCATGGGGCTGTTCAACCTCTCCATGTTTTTAAGTCTCTCTTTGGGGCCTTTAATGGGAGGGCTGGTGCAGCAGACCTGGTCTTTGCACGCAGCTTTCTATTGCATGTCCATACTCTCTGCTTTGGGCGCAATCCTTGGTGTTATATTTCTGCCGCCGTTATCCCAGGAAAAAATTCGAATCAATAAACGGGCACCGGCTTCCATGGCCGTGGTTATCCGGGACCGGGAACTTGCGGGTCTGGTGGTTTTCAGATATGCCTATACCGCCTGCATCGGCGTTATCTGGTGTTTCATGCCCCTGTATGCCAGCAAAACCTTTGGCCTGGCCGGCGGAAAGATCGGGCTGCTTGTGACTGCCGGCGTGTTTGTCTCAGGTGCCTTGCAGTTGCCCATGGGCTATGCTGCAGACAGGTGGAACAGAAAAATTATGGTGGTGGTTGGCGGCATGTTGTCTGCCGCAGGCATTTTGTATCCGTTCTGGGCCACTTCATTTATACATCTTTTTGCAGGGGTATGCCTCTTCGGGCTGGGCGGGGGGATTGCCATGCCGGCCCTGACAGCCCTTGCCGTGGTGAAAGGAGAACAGCGGCAGGCACAAGGGTCAGTGATGGCTATTCTGACGGCCGCCCACTCCCTTGGCATGTTCACAGGTTCGGTCATGGCCGGCCTGTCCATGGACTTTTTCTCTCTTTCTGATGCGTTTCCCTGCGGGAGCATTGTCATGGCATTGGGTGTTCTTTTGTTTCCTATCCTTTATCAACCCAATTATAGCCACAGAAAGCACCGAAGAACACGGAATTGA
- a CDS encoding ion channel, producing MIHWIRALLRAGLHRRGITLVFAYMILLAASTGLICLAEPADSALNHPGQALWWSIVTSTTVGYGDMYPISSWGKVIAAVLPMFMGIGLGAAFITHIASVLIERRDKNMHGETPYKGSGHILLVGYTQETEYLVEQIRADQTYRDKDIVVLANETRHPFPDQAHTFFVKGRPDTIQAMTRAGTADAERIIIHTGSDELSLFVLINALNLKTETCEITVRCLSTQSLETFSSVPGKFEIIMTMTVEMMVQAMQDKVHLPLQVLLKNDEGEEIYYVKTSRIKPGMTWWELHLFLMETYRFLSFALQLPDGRIKINPPQDEPVTENCGIWLIAADRPLYIQWPE from the coding sequence ATGATTCATTGGATTAGAGCTCTACTCCGAGCTGGTCTTCACCGCCGGGGGATAACACTTGTTTTTGCATACATGATACTGTTGGCGGCCTCCACCGGCCTCATCTGCCTAGCAGAACCGGCCGACAGTGCCCTGAACCATCCGGGCCAAGCCTTGTGGTGGAGTATCGTTACTTCAACAACGGTGGGATACGGGGATATGTACCCCATTTCATCCTGGGGAAAAGTCATTGCCGCAGTTTTGCCTATGTTTATGGGGATCGGGCTTGGGGCGGCCTTTATTACACATATTGCCTCGGTTTTGATAGAAAGGAGAGACAAAAATATGCACGGGGAAACGCCTTATAAAGGCTCAGGGCATATTCTACTTGTGGGGTATACCCAGGAAACCGAATATCTTGTGGAGCAAATCCGGGCAGACCAAACATACCGGGACAAGGACATCGTGGTCCTGGCCAATGAAACCCGGCATCCTTTTCCGGACCAGGCCCACACCTTTTTTGTCAAAGGCCGGCCTGATACCATCCAGGCCATGACCCGTGCAGGGACTGCCGATGCCGAGCGAATCATCATTCATACCGGCAGCGATGAACTATCCCTTTTCGTTTTGATTAATGCCTTGAATTTGAAGACCGAAACCTGTGAAATAACGGTGAGGTGCTTGTCCACTCAGAGCCTTGAGACCTTTTCCTCGGTGCCCGGAAAGTTTGAAATCATCATGACAATGACTGTCGAGATGATGGTCCAGGCCATGCAGGATAAGGTGCATTTACCCCTCCAGGTCCTGCTGAAAAATGATGAAGGCGAAGAGATTTATTATGTAAAAACGTCCCGGATAAAACCGGGCATGACATGGTGGGAACTTCATCTTTTTTTAATGGAAACGTACCGGTTTTTAAGCTTTGCCCTTCAGTTGCCCGACGGCCGCATAAAAATTAATCCGCCCCAGGATGAACCTGTGACTGAGAACTGCGGCATCTGGCTCATTGCCGCCGACCGGCCCCTGTATATCCAATGGCCGGAATAA
- a CDS encoding enoyl-CoA hydratase-related protein: MAYETIITQTLEGHVATVTLNRAEAMNTFSSQMAEELYDALNVFEVACDVRVILIKGAGRAFCAGIDVNELKGKTTNQYREWIEKMEAPLVLISKMHTPVIAQVHGAAAANGMGLVAASDLAIAADNVKMGLTAINVGLNCVGPVIPVARCVGQKKALELLLYGELIKADQALALGLINRIVPKDELDEAALAWARDLAKKSPMAVKIAKSAFYASRDMPYEAQFAYMNEAFARLCDTNDAKEGVAAFFEKRPPVWQEK, translated from the coding sequence ATGGCATACGAAACAATTATCACACAAACCCTTGAAGGCCATGTGGCAACTGTAACACTGAATCGAGCCGAGGCGATGAATACCTTTTCCAGTCAGATGGCAGAAGAACTGTATGATGCCCTTAACGTATTTGAAGTTGCTTGCGACGTCAGGGTCATTCTTATCAAAGGCGCAGGCCGGGCATTTTGTGCAGGCATTGATGTCAATGAACTTAAAGGTAAAACAACGAATCAATATCGTGAATGGATTGAGAAAATGGAAGCCCCCCTGGTGCTGATCTCTAAAATGCATACGCCCGTAATCGCCCAGGTCCATGGCGCGGCAGCCGCCAACGGTATGGGACTTGTGGCCGCATCGGATCTGGCCATTGCAGCCGATAACGTCAAAATGGGCCTGACCGCCATAAATGTAGGGTTAAACTGCGTGGGCCCGGTGATTCCCGTGGCCCGGTGTGTGGGACAAAAAAAGGCGCTGGAACTGTTGCTTTACGGGGAACTGATCAAAGCTGATCAGGCACTGGCACTTGGTCTTATCAACCGGATCGTGCCCAAGGATGAACTGGATGAGGCCGCCCTTGCCTGGGCCCGGGATTTGGCAAAAAAGAGCCCCATGGCCGTAAAAATTGCCAAGTCTGCGTTTTATGCCTCCAGGGATATGCCCTATGAAGCCCAGTTCGCCTACATGAACGAAGCGTTTGCCAGGTTGTGCGACACCAATGATGCCAAGGAAGGGGTGGCTGCTTTTTTTGAGAAGAGGCCGCCGGTATGGCAGGAGAAATAA